Within the Cryptosporangium minutisporangium genome, the region TCTGGAACGATGGCTGGGCGGGTAGTGGATCAGCAGGCGATGGCCGAGTACCGGTATCGAGCCGTCCGGGAGGTCTTGGCCGGGTCGCCGGTGGGGAGGTCGCGGCGCGTTATGGCACGTCGCGGCAGTCGCTTCACACCTGGCGACGCCGGTTCGAGGCCGAGGGCATCCCGGGTCTGAGTGACCGGTCGCGGCGGCCGGCGTCGAGTCCGACCCGGCTGGCGGCGGAGGTCGAAGCGGCGATCTGCGAGCTGCGGCGAAGGCATCTGCGGTGGGGTGCCCGCCGGATCGCTCACGAACTCGCCACCGGCGCGGGGGCCGGGCCGTCGCGAGCGACGGTGCATCGAGTGCTGGCGCGCAACGGCCTGGTCCGGGCGCAGGAGCAGCAGCACAAGCGGATCTATAAGCGCTGGCAGCGCGAGACTCCGATGCACCTGTGGCAGCTGGATCTGGTCGGCGGAATCCGGCTGGCTTCGGGCCGGGAATGCAAGATGGTCACCGGCATCGACGACCACTCGAGGTTCGTGGTGATCGCCGCGGTGGTCGCGGTCCCGTCCGGCCGGGCGGTCGTGGCGGCGTTCCTGGGCGCGTTGCGCCGATTCGGAGCACCGTTCGAGGTGCTCACCGACAACGGCGGCCAGTTCACCGGCCGACACATCAAACCGCAGCCGGTCGAAGTGCTCTTCGAACGCGCCTGCCGGGAGAACGGCATCAACCAGCGGCTGACCAAACCCAAGTCACCGACCACGACCGGAAAGATCGAACGGTTCCACCAGACTCTGCGCCGGGAGTTCCTCGACCATGCCGGTCCGTTCGAATCCACCGCCGCAGCCCAGGCCGCGGTCGACGCCTGGGTGCAGGCCTATAACCATCAACGCCCGCATCAGGCAATCGGGATGGCCACCCCCGCCAGCCTGTTCCGGCCGCACCACCCCAGCGCCGATCAGCAACACAAGGTCGATCAGGCCGTGAAGACGCGTTCGGTCGCCACCGCTGCCGACCCGGTGCAGACGCCGCTGCCGGCTGGCCTCGCGGGCATCGGTGTGATCGAGCCACCCGCCGCTCCGCCGTCGGGCGCCGCGGTCGAATTCGAGCACCGTGTCCCGCCCGGCGGCGAGATCACGATCGTCTCGGGCAAGCAGGCCGTCAGCATCGGCCGCAGCCTCGCCGGTCAGACCGTGACGATCTGGGCGGACCAGCGCAGCATCCACGTCAGCCTCCACGGAGCAGTTCTGCGCACCGCCCCGTCTCGCCTCACCCCTGCTGACCTGGCCTACCTGACGATGCGAGGAGCCCGTCCCGCAGGACCGCCACCCGCCGGTGACGCCCTGCGCCGCCGCGACGGCAGGCCCATCCTCGAACCCGGGCACGCCATCGAAATCCAGCGGCAGGTCCAGCGCGACGGCGTCGTCCGCATCGGCGGCGACACTCATCTCGTCGGCGCCGCCTGGGCCGGCCGCCGCCTCACCCTGCGGCTCGACGGACACCTCATGCACGCCATCGCTGACGGAGCGCTCGTCGGCACCTGGCCCAGCCCACTCAGCCCGCAACGAGCCGCCAAACTCGCCGGCGCGACTACCGCCACCAGCAAACTCCCGCCACCGCCACTGCCCGCCGGATCCATCCGCGCGCTACGGCGCGTCCACGCCCACGGCCGAATCTCGGTCAACAAGCAATGCATCAAGCTCGGCAAACGACACGTCGGGAAACTCGTCACCGTCGTCATCGAAGACACCCACTACCGCGTCCTGCACAACGACGAAGAAATCGCCGTCCGACCCCGCCGCGACACCAGCCCGATCACCCGCCTGCACTCCCGCGGGATGAACACCCAACCCGGCTAGCGGTCAAGCATGTCCTGACGACAACCGGTCAAGCATCTCCTGAGACCGCACACTGACACCGGCCGCGAGAGTCGACCACCGAAGCGCCGACGACTTGCCTCCGGGACCGATCGCCTGGACCCCAATGACCACTCCGTCGGGTCCTCCCGCACCGAAGGTGGACGGCGGGCTCGCTGGGCGCGCACACCAGCGCCCAGCTACCAGATTGAGGTCGACGACCCGTGCATCTGGCTGCCAGTGCCGGAGCCGCAGCGATACTCATGGTGGCCATCGTCCTGGGTGCTCCGAGCGGTCGATGCCCGGCGCTGACGATTGCGTGTTCTGGTTTGCGGCGCGCCGACGAGGTCGCCAGGCGTTACTCGTGGCCGAAGAGTTGTCTACCTTGGCGTAGCCGATGGTGGCTCGCGACGACCCCGTGGTCTCTATCCGCGGTTCTGGGTTCGATCCCCTGCGGTCCACCCGATGACGAGCGAGTTCAATTAGGTCTCAGGGCGAATCTGGCCGCCGAACGGTGTTCGTGGCTCCGTGGCGGCTCCGATGTCAAAGGTCGCTCGAGCGCTGATGGAGCGCGCATCCGCACACTGCTCAGATGAGCCGTCCCCGGGGTTGATCATGCGCCGTGGCCTCCCGTCTTGGCCGCTGCTTGCGTGCGCCGGATTCCAGGCGGTTCGAACTATCCCTTCGCGAGTCGCCGCCCCGGCAACCGACACGACCTATGCCCGTGTGTTGTCCTCATACCAGTGCCATCCTGTTGCCGATGAGATGGAAGATCCGGCTGTCCGAGGCGGGCGTGCACCTGTTCGATCGAGTGTCGGGCGTCAACGTCCTCCTCGATGAGGTCGACGTGCCGTCCGGACAGTTGTCCCGGGCTCCCCGGTACCTCTCGATTGCGCTGACGAATGCCTGCGAGCTGCGCTGTGGCTACTGCTATGCACCGAAGTACGCTGCGGCGCTCGAGTTGAGCCGGGTTGCGTCCTGGGCAGTGGAACTCGACGGCGCTGGGTGCCTAGGGATGGGGTTCGGTGGTGGGGAGCCCACTCTGTACCGGGGCTTCGTCGAGCTCTGCGGGCGGGTGGCCGAGTCGACGTCGATGGCGGTCACGTTCACGACGCACGGACATCGGGTCAGCCCAGGTCTAACCGAGGAGCTGCGCGGTTCCGTGCATTTTGTGAGGCTGTCGGTCGACGGCGTCGGCGCCACGTATGAGCGGCTGCGTGGCCGGTCGTTCGCGGCTGTGACCTCGGCGGCGTCCTTGTTGCGTTCGATCTCTCCGCTCGGTATCAACGCGGTCGTGAACAAGGACACGATCGGTGAGCTCGATGACCTTGTCGCATTCGCCGCGGACGCGGGGGCTTCGGAGCTGTTGCTCTTGCCGGAACAGCCGACGGCGGCCACGTCCGGAATTTCGAACTCTGACGCGGAACGCCTCGGCCAGTGGATACGAACAACCAATGTTCCGATGCAGCTCGCGATCTCACGTACCGGGCTGGACGCGTCCGTGCCGGGCGTCGAGATCATCCCCGGTGAACATCCCTCAGACGCATACCTACACGTCGACGCCGGTGGTGTCCTCCGCGCCAACTCCTACGCGCAGACGGGAACGCCGATCGCGGATTCGATCCTCGATGCCGTGCAGGTTTTGCGGGAGGCGGCATGAGGATTTGGCGCAGCTACGGATCGGAACACTCGATGGACCTCCTACTGATCGGCACATTCATCACGGTCGCCGACGCGGAGGCGGCCATCGAACGCATGGAGGAATTGAAGACTCTTGCAGACCTCGCGTGGTCGGACAGCGACTGGCGGAATCAGAACGAACGGATGCCGCGAACCCTCACGGATGAGCTGGCGCGCCTGGGGCTATACGACATGGGCCGGGCTGATGTTGATAATTATGCGTTCGATCACTCGGTCGAACGCAGCGGTGCGACCGTGCGCATCCGGACTGAGGAGTCTGAGATCCAGGGCTTCGTGAAGCTGGTACTTCACCTTGGAGGGCGGGTCGAGGTGCTGTCCGGCCATCACTGGAACGACGACGGAACGCCGAAGACGGCGACCGGCGGTTGAGCTGCTGATGAACCTGACCGAGCTCGCAGCCCTGCCGGGAGCAGCGGACCGGAACTTCGAGGCGCTTACACGGGCGATCGTCTCCCGCCGCTACGGCAGGTTAGGGCCGCTGCGGGAGCGCCGCAACCAGCCCGGGGTCGAGTTCTACCTCCGAGTCGAGCATTCCGGGGTGCTCGGCGACCCCGGCCGGGTCTGGGGCTGGTCGTGCAAATGGTTCGAGCTGAACGCGAAGCACGAGCTCTCCGGCGGGCAGCGCAAGCTGATCGAGGAATCGGTTGAGAAGGCCGTCAAGTACGTCGACGGGCTCACCGACTTCGTGCTGTGCCTTCCCGAGCGTCCGGCGAAGAAGGACGAGGAGTGGATCGACGGCCTCGGCGCGGCTCACGGGATCACGACGAGGCTCTGGACGACGGAGAACTTCGAGGCGGAACTCGGGGGGTTCGACGAGCTTCGGTCAACCTTCTTCGGGGAGCTTGTTCTGACCCCCGAACTGCTCGCGCGAGCACATGAGCGTTCCGTCGCGCCTGTCACGGCCCGGTGGGTCCCGCTGCTGCATACCGCCAACCATATTGAGCACCGAATAGACCGTGTGCTCCTCCGCCCGGATACGGTCAGTTGGCTCGGCGAGCGCGCCGAGGACATCGCAATCCGAGTGGCGTCGCTACGTGCCGCCTTGGCCAGCATTGACGACGACGACATCCGGTCGGAGGCCGAGCACGTCGCCGGTGACCTGGACTCGTTCGTCGGGGATATGCGGGCGATCGTAGACGCCGCTGGGAATCTCCGGCCCTCCGAAGTCCGCGAGCGTCTCGGTGACCAGCAGCCCCCCGCTACTTCGCCGCGGGCGCTGCGCCGCCTCGTGCTCCAGCTGAGGAAGCTTCGCCTGCCGGCGGCGCTCGACGTGACGGGCCTGGCCGCGGAGATTCGCGACGTCATCCAATGGATCACGGAGACGAGCGCAGCCGCGAACGTTCCGTTGGTCGCGCTCGTGGGGGCAGCCGGGCACGGCAAGACACACCTCGCGGCCCAGCTGACCGCTCCGATAGACCGACCGACAGCCGGGGTCTTTATCCAGGGCGCGAACCTGCGATCCGGCGGGAGCCTCGATGATCTGGCGCGACGGATTCCCGGGCTGAAGATCGACCGCTTCGATGATCTTCTGGAAGCGCTCAACTCGGCCGGTTCCCGGGCTGGCTCCCAGATTCCGTTGATCATCGATGGCCTGAACGAGGCCGAGAAGCCAGCCGAGTGGCGCGGGCTGCTCGCACAACTGACACCCGTACTGGCCGACTATCCCTACGTGAACACCGTCGTCACACTCCGCGAGAAGCTCGCTGAACAGGTAATCCCGGACGCCGCGGCGGCGATGCAACTCGACTGGTACCGGTCGGAGGTCAGCGATCTCGTCACCGCCTACTTCGACTACTACCTGATCAACGCCGCTGGCTCCTGGCTACCGACCAGCCTGTTCGAGAACCCGTTGTTCCTCCGCATGTACTGCGAAGCGGCCAACCATGCTCGCCAAGAGCCGGTCGGCGTCGAGGCGCTCCCGACGTCGCTGATTGGGGTATTCGAACGGTATCGCCAGGTCATGGTCGACCGCCTCGCGGACGATCCGGTTCGGATGAGTATTCCCGCCGATGAAATCCGGCGGCGCCTCGCCGCGCTCGCCGGTGAGATGTGGACCCGGAGGGTCCGACGCCTTCCGGTCGATGACGCAAGGCGGATTCTCGACGCGGGCGAGACAAACTGGGAC harbors:
- a CDS encoding radical SAM protein, giving the protein MSGVNVLLDEVDVPSGQLSRAPRYLSIALTNACELRCGYCYAPKYAAALELSRVASWAVELDGAGCLGMGFGGGEPTLYRGFVELCGRVAESTSMAVTFTTHGHRVSPGLTEELRGSVHFVRLSVDGVGATYERLRGRSFAAVTSAASLLRSISPLGINAVVNKDTIGELDDLVAFAADAGASELLLLPEQPTAATSGISNSDAERLGQWIRTTNVPMQLAISRTGLDASVPGVEIIPGEHPSDAYLHVDAGGVLRANSYAQTGTPIADSILDAVQVLREAA
- a CDS encoding DUF6375 family protein, translated to MDLLLIGTFITVADAEAAIERMEELKTLADLAWSDSDWRNQNERMPRTLTDELARLGLYDMGRADVDNYAFDHSVERSGATVRIRTEESEIQGFVKLVLHLGGRVEVLSGHHWNDDGTPKTATGG